The DNA sequence AACGACTGGCGTATCAATACCCGCCACGGCATCTGCTATGGCTAATGAGGTATGCGTATAAGCTCCTGCGTTGAGAATAATCCCGTCATAACTAAAACCAACCTCGTGCAACTTATCAATAAGCTCCCCTTCTGAATTAGATTGAAAGTAGTGAAGGCTCACTTCTGGGAAAAGACCTCTCAAGTGGAGCAGAAAATCTTCAAAAGAATCTTCTCCATAAATTTCCGGCTCCCGGCGCCCAAGCAAATTAAGATTGGGCCCATTGATGATAATGATCTCCATCAGAAAACATTTAAATATTGCGCAGAAAAGAATACGCGATTTTTTCAAGTTTTTCAAATAGTTAAAACGCTTAAAATGAATCGCTTATTCAACTATTATGAAAAACAAAATCGCTTATTCTTTTCGTGCTGTTCCTAGTTGGCCATATCGGAAAGAAACTTGATCCTTACTAACTGAATTTCTTCCATGGTGATATCATCCTCTTTTAGTTCAGCAAAAGCGACCTCCACTGAGTCGGATTCGGCTTGCATGAAGTAATCCATGATATCTTCCCGTGCGTCTTCATCAAGATTGTCTTCAAGGTAATAATCAAGGTTCACCTTGGTGCCGGAAGTTACAATGGCATCTAATTCTTCCATTAGATCTTCCATAGAGAGGCTATTCGAACTGGCTAGATCTTCCAATGGAATTTTCCGATCGATACCCTGAATAATGCTCACCTTCATCCGGGATTTGTTAGCGACTTGTTTCACCACAAATTCCGTCGGGCGAATAATTTCATTGGCCTCCACATAAGCCTCGATCAGCTCCAGGAATGGTCGACCATAGCGGCGGGCTTTTCCTACACTCACTCCCGAGACATGGGCCATTTCATC is a window from the Lewinella sp. LCG006 genome containing:
- the aroQ gene encoding type II 3-dehydroquinate dehydratase; its protein translation is MEIIIINGPNLNLLGRREPEIYGEDSFEDFLLHLRGLFPEVSLHYFQSNSEGELIDKLHEVGFSYDGIILNAGAYTHTSLAIADAVAGIDTPVVEVHISNVYKRESFRQHSYLSPHCEGIIVGFGLRGYELAVHYLL